The following are encoded together in the Actinoplanes sp. N902-109 genome:
- the pknB gene encoding Stk1 family PASTA domain-containing Ser/Thr kinase produces the protein MTAQARLLGGRYQVGELLGYGGMAEVHKGRDLRLGRDVAIKMLRSDLARDATFQERFRREAQNSAALNHPAIVAVYDTGEETSATGERQPFIVMEFVSGHTLKEELAAQQRIPTKRALEIIADICAALEFSHRHGIIHRDIKPGNVMITANGQVKVMDFGIARALASGATTMTQTSAVIGTAQYLSPEQARGESVDARSDVYAAGCVLFELLVGHPPFVGDSPVSVAYQHVRETPRAPSDINREVPPEVDAIVLKALAKNPLNRYQSAQEMRADALRAVAGRPVMAPAVMTEAETMAMTGAMGGAPTAMTRPIPGATMTVPRGGPPQPERKTSSWVMASLAALGVLAVVALAIGLILANRNDDPKAPATVAVPKVTGLSEGDARSALQQAGFNQVAVGDAVETDDCKNTVEKQNPTASTPTAVDQTVTIQLCKSPDTALVPSGLEGGTLSAAKAAIEKAGLKWTVDEVSDDAPEGQVLKVESAGEEVKPNSTITITVSRGNLTNVPNVVGLSEDEAKAVLKDRGFTNVTVEESDQDGDVGKVVDQTPNGNQKKSKSTRVTLTVIAEKQPEPSNTPSADPTPTPTGEDGGGGDAGTGGIVLPGGN, from the coding sequence CGGACGCGACGTGGCCATCAAGATGCTCCGCTCCGACCTGGCCCGCGACGCCACGTTCCAGGAGCGGTTCCGGCGGGAGGCACAGAATTCCGCCGCCCTGAACCACCCCGCGATCGTGGCTGTCTACGACACGGGCGAGGAGACCTCGGCGACCGGTGAACGCCAGCCGTTCATCGTCATGGAGTTCGTCAGCGGCCACACCCTCAAGGAGGAGTTGGCCGCCCAGCAGCGCATCCCGACCAAGCGCGCGCTGGAGATCATTGCCGACATCTGCGCCGCGCTGGAGTTCAGCCACCGGCACGGCATCATCCACCGCGACATCAAGCCCGGCAACGTGATGATCACGGCCAACGGGCAGGTCAAGGTGATGGACTTCGGCATCGCCCGGGCCCTGGCCAGCGGCGCGACCACGATGACGCAGACCAGCGCGGTCATCGGCACGGCGCAGTACCTGTCGCCCGAGCAGGCCCGCGGCGAGTCCGTCGACGCCCGTTCGGACGTCTACGCGGCCGGCTGTGTCCTGTTCGAACTGCTGGTCGGGCACCCGCCGTTCGTCGGCGACAGCCCGGTCAGTGTGGCCTACCAGCACGTGCGGGAGACGCCCCGGGCGCCCAGCGACATCAACCGCGAGGTGCCGCCGGAGGTCGATGCGATCGTCCTCAAGGCACTCGCGAAGAACCCGCTCAACCGCTACCAGAGCGCCCAGGAGATGCGCGCCGACGCCTTGCGCGCGGTCGCCGGCCGCCCGGTCATGGCCCCCGCGGTCATGACCGAGGCCGAGACGATGGCGATGACCGGGGCGATGGGTGGGGCCCCGACGGCGATGACCCGGCCGATCCCGGGTGCCACCATGACCGTCCCGCGCGGGGGCCCGCCGCAGCCGGAACGCAAGACGTCGTCGTGGGTGATGGCGAGTCTGGCGGCGCTCGGCGTGCTGGCCGTGGTGGCGCTGGCGATCGGGCTCATCCTGGCCAACCGCAACGACGATCCGAAGGCGCCGGCCACTGTGGCCGTACCCAAGGTCACGGGGTTGTCGGAGGGTGACGCGCGCTCGGCGCTGCAGCAGGCGGGGTTCAACCAGGTCGCCGTCGGCGATGCCGTCGAGACGGACGACTGCAAGAACACGGTCGAGAAGCAGAACCCCACGGCGAGCACGCCCACGGCGGTCGACCAGACGGTCACGATCCAGCTGTGCAAGAGCCCGGACACCGCGCTCGTGCCTTCCGGCCTGGAGGGCGGCACGCTGTCCGCGGCCAAGGCAGCGATCGAGAAGGCCGGGCTGAAGTGGACCGTCGACGAGGTGAGCGACGATGCGCCAGAGGGCCAGGTGCTCAAGGTGGAGAGCGCGGGCGAGGAGGTCAAGCCCAACTCCACCATCACCATCACGGTCTCCCGGGGTAACCTCACCAACGTTCCCAACGTCGTGGGTCTGAGCGAGGACGAGGCCAAGGCCGTTCTCAAGGACCGCGGCTTCACCAACGTGACGGTCGAGGAGTCGGACCAGGACGGCGACGTGGGCAAGGTCGTCGACCAGACGCCGAACGGCAACCAGAAGAAGTCGAAGTCCACGCGGGTCACGCTGACGGTCATCGCCGAGAAGCAGCCGGAGCCGTCGAACACGCCGAGCGCCGACCCGACCCCCACGCCGACCGGTGAGGACGGCGGCGGCGGCGACGCGGGCACCGGCGGCATCGTCCTCCCCGGCGGCAACTGA
- a CDS encoding DUF6454 family protein, with protein MKRLALAALAAATLIPLGSSASAAPAARDSDTARSLRATTRSDVWTQVSALKLAFPTYHPEGLVVTKDRYYLSSTEIIEPTVKYPVPVDGYDRTPGKGVGHVFVIDKQGKLLKDIVLGHDIVYHPGGIDLTGNDLWVPVAQYRPDSTAEIYRIDIRTLRVSKLFAVQDHIGGIVYDPTRGRFVGNNWGSRTFYEWSPSGRQLTTWPNPTNVLDFQDCQYLPAGKMACGGITSLPQTPAAGGSTASYELGGITLIDLHRRTIINEFPFQQWSAAGHVMTRNPVKLAVTGSTLTMWAAPDNGEETAGTQIYTWSTPRP; from the coding sequence GTGAAGCGTCTAGCCCTTGCCGCCCTCGCCGCGGCCACCCTGATCCCGCTCGGCAGCAGCGCCTCGGCCGCACCGGCGGCCCGGGATTCCGACACGGCGCGGAGCCTGCGCGCCACCACCCGTTCGGATGTGTGGACCCAGGTGTCCGCGCTGAAGCTGGCCTTCCCGACGTACCACCCCGAGGGCCTGGTCGTCACGAAGGACCGCTACTACCTCAGCTCCACCGAGATCATCGAGCCCACGGTGAAGTACCCCGTCCCGGTCGACGGCTACGACCGTACCCCCGGCAAGGGTGTCGGTCATGTCTTCGTGATCGACAAGCAGGGCAAGCTGCTCAAGGACATCGTGCTCGGCCACGACATCGTCTACCACCCCGGCGGCATCGATCTGACCGGCAACGACCTCTGGGTCCCGGTCGCCCAGTACCGTCCGGACAGCACGGCCGAGATCTACCGCATCGACATCCGGACCTTGCGGGTCAGCAAGCTCTTCGCGGTCCAGGACCACATCGGCGGCATCGTGTACGACCCCACGCGCGGCCGCTTCGTCGGCAACAACTGGGGATCCCGTACGTTCTACGAGTGGTCGCCGTCCGGCCGTCAGCTGACCACGTGGCCCAACCCCACCAACGTGCTCGACTTCCAGGACTGCCAGTACCTGCCGGCGGGCAAGATGGCGTGCGGCGGCATCACGTCGCTGCCGCAGACCCCCGCCGCCGGTGGCAGCACGGCAAGCTACGAACTCGGCGGCATCACCCTGATCGACCTGCACCGGCGGACGATCATCAACGAGTTCCCGTTCCAGCAGTGGTCGGCCGCCGGGCACGTGATGACCCGCAACCCGGTCAAACTCGCCGTCACCGGCAGCACGCTCACCATGTGGGCCGCCCCCGACAACGGCGAGGAAACCGCCGGCACCCAGATCTACACCTGGTCGACGCCCCGCCCGTGA
- a CDS encoding (Fe-S)-binding protein, which produces MGVAQIVATVLAGVVTIVAVVLAVRAVMSMTAVIRQGKPDPARFTDKGTRTRTMLVETLGHTRMLKWSTIGAAHWFVMVSFMILFLLVLEAYFEVVDPADGLPLIGHWVVYGLVTELIAVLGLLGILYLIYRRQSDKNKKRSRFTGSTMWQGYFVEAVIVGVLICGFLIRGFKVANDTFEFPGWATPVSHAVGALLPAAHSGATWVALIKIFISMGWLITISLNVTMGVAWHRFLAFPNIFFKRSPEKPAGSGLGALRPMMSEGKPLDFEEADPEKDQFGVAQVEQFTWKGLLDFSTCTECGRCQSQCPAWNTAKPLSPKLLVLSLRDHAYAKAPYLLAGGGKDLTGEEKATAEQLKGVDVLALAEAERPLIGGADEMGVIDPDVLWSCTTCGACVEQCPVDIEHVDHIVDMRRYQVLIESSFPAEAGVMLRNLENKGNPWGAPQNAREDWTKGLDFEIKRVGEAEDFDYLFWVGCAGAFEDRAKKTTRAVATLLHEAGVDFAILGEGETCSGDPARRIGNEFVFQMLAQQNVETLTEANVKKIVATCPHCFNTLGNEYEQLGLKVEVVHHTQLLQHLVATGKLTPVQPIEGDVTYHDPCYLGRHNRVFEAPREVLGASANLVEMPRNSERSFCCGAGGARMWMEEKIGKRINVERTEEALATGAKTIAVGCPFCYTMIGDGVTGKGEQDNVEVIDVASVLLRCIKGDKAPA; this is translated from the coding sequence ATGGGCGTCGCGCAGATCGTCGCCACCGTCCTGGCCGGCGTCGTCACCATCGTGGCCGTCGTCCTCGCGGTGCGCGCTGTCATGTCGATGACGGCAGTGATCCGGCAGGGCAAACCCGACCCGGCTCGCTTCACCGACAAGGGCACCCGGACCAGGACCATGCTGGTCGAGACGCTGGGCCACACCCGGATGCTCAAGTGGAGCACGATCGGCGCGGCGCACTGGTTCGTGATGGTCTCCTTCATGATCCTGTTCCTGCTGGTGCTGGAGGCCTACTTCGAGGTCGTCGACCCGGCGGACGGGCTGCCCCTGATCGGCCACTGGGTGGTGTACGGGCTGGTCACCGAGCTGATCGCGGTCCTCGGCCTGCTCGGCATCCTGTACCTGATCTACCGCCGGCAGAGCGACAAGAACAAGAAGCGCAGCCGGTTCACCGGCTCCACCATGTGGCAGGGCTACTTCGTCGAGGCGGTCATCGTCGGCGTGCTGATCTGCGGGTTCCTGATCCGCGGGTTCAAGGTCGCCAACGACACCTTCGAGTTCCCCGGCTGGGCCACCCCGGTCAGCCATGCCGTCGGCGCGCTCCTGCCGGCCGCGCACAGCGGCGCCACCTGGGTCGCGCTCATCAAGATCTTCATCTCGATGGGCTGGCTCATCACCATCTCGCTCAACGTGACGATGGGCGTGGCCTGGCACCGCTTCCTGGCGTTCCCGAACATCTTCTTCAAGCGCAGCCCGGAGAAGCCGGCCGGGTCCGGGCTCGGTGCGCTGCGCCCGATGATGAGCGAGGGCAAGCCGCTCGACTTCGAGGAGGCCGACCCGGAGAAGGACCAGTTCGGTGTCGCCCAGGTCGAGCAGTTCACCTGGAAGGGCCTGCTGGACTTCTCCACCTGCACCGAGTGTGGCCGGTGCCAGTCGCAGTGCCCGGCGTGGAACACGGCCAAGCCACTGTCGCCCAAGCTGCTGGTGTTGTCGCTGCGTGATCATGCGTACGCGAAGGCCCCCTATCTTCTCGCCGGTGGCGGCAAGGATCTGACCGGCGAGGAGAAGGCCACCGCGGAACAGCTCAAGGGCGTCGACGTGCTGGCGCTGGCCGAGGCCGAGCGGCCGTTGATCGGCGGCGCCGACGAGATGGGCGTCATCGACCCCGACGTGCTGTGGTCCTGCACCACCTGTGGTGCCTGCGTCGAGCAGTGCCCGGTCGACATCGAGCACGTCGACCACATCGTCGACATGCGCCGCTACCAGGTGCTGATCGAGTCCAGCTTCCCGGCCGAGGCCGGCGTCATGCTGCGCAACCTAGAGAACAAGGGCAACCCCTGGGGTGCCCCGCAGAACGCCCGCGAGGACTGGACCAAGGGCCTGGACTTCGAGATCAAGCGGGTCGGCGAGGCCGAGGACTTCGACTACCTGTTCTGGGTCGGCTGCGCGGGAGCCTTCGAGGACCGTGCCAAGAAGACCACCCGCGCGGTGGCCACGCTGCTGCACGAGGCCGGCGTCGACTTCGCGATCCTGGGCGAGGGCGAGACGTGCTCCGGTGACCCTGCCCGGCGCATCGGCAACGAGTTCGTCTTCCAGATGCTCGCCCAGCAGAACGTCGAGACGCTGACCGAGGCGAACGTCAAGAAGATCGTCGCCACCTGCCCGCACTGCTTCAACACCCTCGGCAACGAGTACGAACAACTGGGGCTGAAGGTCGAGGTCGTGCACCACACCCAGTTGCTGCAGCACCTGGTCGCCACCGGCAAGCTCACCCCGGTCCAGCCGATCGAGGGTGACGTGACCTACCACGACCCGTGCTACCTGGGCCGGCACAACCGCGTCTTCGAGGCCCCGCGCGAGGTACTGGGCGCCTCGGCCAACCTCGTCGAGATGCCGCGCAACTCCGAGCGTTCCTTCTGCTGCGGCGCCGGTGGTGCCCGCATGTGGATGGAGGAGAAGATCGGCAAGCGGATCAACGTCGAGCGCACCGAGGAGGCCCTGGCCACCGGGGCCAAGACCATCGCGGTCGGCTGCCCGTTCTGCTACACCATGATCGGCGACGGCGTCACCGGCAAGGGCGAGCAGGACAACGTCGAGGTCATCGACGTGGCGAGCGTGCTGTTGCGCTGCATCAAGGGCGACAAAGCGCCGGCATAA
- a CDS encoding cell division protein CrgA, whose amino-acid sequence MPKSQVRKKKVYTPPTEIRPASAAASKKPSPVWLPITAVFLIVFGIAWLVVYYLSEQQYPVEAWRYWNLLVGFGCMVASLGILSRWR is encoded by the coding sequence GTGCCGAAGTCACAGGTTCGCAAGAAGAAGGTCTACACGCCGCCGACGGAGATCCGTCCGGCCTCTGCGGCCGCGTCCAAGAAGCCGAGTCCGGTCTGGCTGCCGATCACGGCCGTCTTCCTGATCGTCTTCGGCATCGCCTGGCTGGTCGTCTACTACCTCTCGGAGCAGCAGTACCCGGTCGAGGCCTGGCGCTACTGGAACCTCCTGGTCGGCTTTGGCTGCATGGTGGCGTCGCTGGGCATCCTCTCGCGCTGGCGGTAA
- a CDS encoding DUF881 domain-containing protein — MEYTTGTPSWRLVMRRALRVLRPRRRGQRQGKWSIGVPLIALAAGLLFTTSATTADGTALRDDRRPQLAQLITDKRERLDERDKEAAELRARVDAESQRYAEVNQPVKEARQRADAMREQAGFTALGGPGLTVTLNDSSRRPTDTGPDAPQNDDLVVHQGDVQAVVNALWAGGAEAMSIMDVRVISTSAVRCVGNTLLLHGQVFSPPFTITAIGEPMAMRRALESSEGVQQFRAAVADFGLGYTETVERNVTVRAYDGSSDLRSAEVTE, encoded by the coding sequence GTGGAGTACACCACGGGGACGCCCTCGTGGCGACTTGTCATGCGCCGGGCCCTGCGGGTGTTGCGACCCCGGCGGCGGGGGCAGCGACAGGGAAAGTGGTCGATCGGTGTGCCGCTGATCGCGTTGGCGGCAGGTCTGCTGTTCACCACCTCGGCCACCACCGCCGACGGCACCGCGCTGCGTGACGACCGCCGGCCCCAGCTCGCCCAGTTGATCACCGACAAGCGCGAGCGCCTCGACGAACGCGACAAGGAAGCCGCCGAGCTGCGGGCCAGGGTCGATGCCGAGAGCCAGCGGTACGCCGAGGTGAACCAGCCGGTCAAGGAGGCCCGGCAGCGCGCCGACGCGATGCGCGAGCAGGCCGGCTTCACCGCGCTGGGCGGCCCGGGCCTCACGGTGACCCTCAACGACTCGTCGCGGCGCCCCACGGACACCGGTCCGGACGCCCCGCAGAACGACGACCTTGTCGTCCACCAGGGTGACGTCCAGGCGGTCGTGAATGCCCTCTGGGCTGGGGGAGCCGAGGCAATGTCGATCATGGATGTCCGCGTCATCTCCACGAGCGCGGTACGCTGTGTCGGCAACACGCTGCTGCTACACGGCCAGGTCTTCTCGCCGCCCTTCACGATCACGGCGATCGGCGAACCCATGGCGATGCGTCGGGCGTTGGAATCCTCCGAAGGAGTCCAGCAATTCCGCGCTGCGGTCGCCGACTTCGGCCTCGGCTACACGGAAACCGTCGAGAGGAACGTGACTGTGCGGGCGTACGACGGGTCGAGTGACCTCCGATCCGCCGAGGTCACCGAGTAA
- a CDS encoding class E sortase, with protein MDTGAWSEPGGRADNPNPVTGPGGRADNPNPVTGPGGRADNPNPVTGPGGRASSPNPVTGPGGRASSPNPMTGPGRDATSPNVAMGRGAGSPGPAGGPGLGTGDPGAVSGPGGPANAAGLPGLRAGSPGGSVAGGSVGGAGGDPSGGNGAEFRNGDPSATAIIRTIDAPTGLLPAVPVKGGTQQSPTTKQGPTPLPMDKSKDKGDAVGAASVAAAAAGAAGRPADDQPAEEVKAKRGEKVVRLRPEQTGEGYRSVYSELTRPTLGSRIRSGIRVSGELMITFGLVVLLFAGYEVFGNSAKVQSEQDALSQQLDQQWDDPTVAPSTGPQKPAKAAPGTDLVGRLYIPKLGMDWVVTNGVRPQDIRYSPGHYPNTAMPGGVGNFSVAGHRIRKIFWRLDELKPGDVIGVETRGNWYTYKVSGSEVVKPTAVEVVAPVPDKPGAKPTKKMLTLTTCNPKFNNYQRLIVHAELASVTKRDKTKDQDGKPAEFGKA; from the coding sequence ATGGATACAGGTGCCTGGTCCGAGCCGGGTGGCCGCGCGGACAACCCGAACCCCGTGACCGGGCCGGGTGGCCGCGCGGACAACCCGAACCCCGTGACCGGGCCGGGTGGCCGCGCGGACAACCCGAACCCCGTGACCGGGCCGGGTGGCCGGGCAAGCAGCCCGAACCCGGTGACCGGGCCGGGTGGCCGGGCAAGCAGCCCGAACCCGATGACCGGCCCGGGCCGTGACGCGACCAGCCCGAACGTGGCGATGGGCCGTGGCGCGGGCAGCCCGGGTCCGGCTGGTGGCCCGGGGCTGGGCACGGGCGACCCGGGTGCGGTCAGCGGCCCGGGTGGCCCGGCGAACGCGGCGGGCCTGCCCGGATTGCGGGCCGGGTCGCCGGGTGGCTCGGTTGCGGGTGGCTCGGTCGGGGGAGCCGGTGGGGACCCGTCCGGCGGAAACGGGGCGGAGTTTCGGAACGGCGACCCCTCGGCGACGGCGATCATTCGTACTATCGATGCGCCCACTGGGCTGCTGCCGGCCGTACCCGTGAAGGGCGGGACGCAGCAGTCGCCGACGACGAAGCAGGGACCGACACCGCTGCCCATGGACAAGAGCAAGGACAAGGGTGACGCGGTCGGGGCGGCCTCCGTCGCCGCCGCCGCTGCCGGGGCGGCCGGCCGCCCGGCGGATGACCAGCCGGCCGAGGAGGTCAAGGCGAAGCGCGGGGAGAAAGTCGTCCGGTTGCGGCCCGAGCAGACCGGCGAGGGCTACCGGAGTGTCTACTCGGAGCTGACCCGGCCCACGCTGGGGTCGCGGATCCGGTCCGGCATCCGGGTGTCCGGCGAGCTGATGATCACGTTCGGGCTGGTGGTGCTGCTGTTCGCCGGGTACGAGGTGTTCGGCAACTCGGCGAAGGTGCAGAGCGAGCAGGACGCGCTCTCGCAGCAGCTCGACCAGCAGTGGGACGACCCCACCGTGGCGCCGAGCACCGGGCCGCAGAAGCCGGCGAAGGCCGCGCCCGGTACTGACCTGGTCGGCCGTCTTTACATCCCGAAGCTGGGCATGGACTGGGTCGTCACCAACGGGGTGCGGCCGCAGGACATCCGGTATTCGCCCGGGCACTACCCGAACACCGCCATGCCCGGCGGCGTCGGCAATTTCTCGGTGGCCGGCCACCGCATTCGCAAGATCTTCTGGCGGCTCGACGAGTTGAAGCCCGGTGACGTCATCGGCGTGGAGACTCGGGGCAACTGGTACACGTACAAGGTCAGTGGCAGTGAGGTCGTCAAGCCGACCGCCGTCGAGGTGGTGGCGCCGGTGCCGGACAAGCCCGGCGCGAAACCGACCAAGAAGATGCTCACGCTGACCACGTGCAACCCGAAGTTCAACAACTATCAGCGTCTCATCGTGCACGCCGAGCTGGCGAGCGTCACGAAGCGGGACAAGACCAAGGACCAGGACGGCAAGCCGGCCGAGTTCGGGAAGGCGTAG
- a CDS encoding aminodeoxychorismate/anthranilate synthase component II gives MRILVIDNYDSFVFNLVQYLGQLGAECEVRRNDEISVADVGGFGAAGLLLSPGPGSPERAGIMLDVIREYAGKLPIFGVCLGHQAIGAAFGATVTRAPELLHGKTSSVLHKGAGVLAGLPDPFTATRYHSLAVLPETLPDEIEVTGRTESGVVMAMRHRSLPIEGVQFHPESVLTEGGHTMLANWLASCGLPEALDRAPQLAAEVETRRRAAFADA, from the coding sequence GTGCGCATTCTCGTGATCGACAACTACGACTCGTTCGTCTTCAACCTCGTGCAGTATCTCGGCCAGTTGGGCGCCGAGTGCGAGGTGCGGCGCAACGACGAGATCTCGGTCGCGGACGTCGGCGGCTTCGGCGCGGCGGGCCTCCTGCTGTCGCCCGGCCCCGGCAGCCCCGAGCGCGCCGGGATCATGCTGGACGTGATCAGGGAGTACGCCGGGAAGCTGCCGATCTTCGGGGTCTGCCTCGGACACCAGGCGATCGGGGCGGCTTTCGGGGCGACCGTGACCCGGGCACCGGAGCTGCTGCACGGCAAGACCTCCTCGGTGCTGCACAAGGGAGCCGGGGTGCTCGCCGGGCTGCCCGACCCGTTCACCGCGACGCGCTACCACTCGCTGGCCGTGCTGCCCGAGACACTGCCGGACGAGATCGAGGTGACCGGGCGGACCGAGTCCGGCGTGGTGATGGCGATGCGGCACCGCAGCCTGCCGATCGAGGGCGTGCAGTTCCACCCCGAGTCGGTGCTGACCGAGGGCGGCCACACCATGCTGGCCAACTGGCTGGCGTCCTGCGGGCTGCCCGAGGCGCTCGACCGCGCCCCGCAGCTGGCGGCGGAAGTGGAGACACGCCGCCGCGCGGCATTCGCCGACGCCTGA
- a CDS encoding hemolysin family protein codes for MAGLLLTAVLPLTAFALLTAGNAFFVAAEFGLVTVDRAEIDQRAETGDRRARTVRNALHELSFQLSGTQLGITLTALLTGYLAEPALSRLFTPAIEPLAGEHTETITHLLALVLATLVSMLFGELVPKNAALARPMRVALVTAAPLRRFSQLFKWLIGALNSSANWLVRRLGIEPQEELASARSPEELGLLAAISARAGALPADTATLLRRTIRFGEKRAAKAMTPRVDVVGLKTSASVADLLKVAQETGHTRFPVYGTTLDLVMGVVGVSDALGVPPERRATTPVATVAREPVYVPESLPLDKVLAALRAAGADMAIVVDEYGGTDGVVTVEDLIEELVGEIADEYDVDVAEAGSEILTAPDGGRTFLVDGLLREDELAEQTGFRLPEGPYETLAGFLLAKLGQIPKGGESLEHEGWEFTVLAVDRHRIEQVRVVAPPPEPADD; via the coding sequence ATGGCCGGCCTGCTGCTGACCGCGGTGCTCCCGTTGACGGCGTTCGCGCTGCTCACCGCGGGCAACGCGTTCTTCGTGGCGGCCGAGTTCGGCCTGGTCACCGTCGACCGGGCGGAGATCGACCAACGCGCCGAGACCGGTGACCGGCGCGCCCGCACGGTCCGGAACGCTCTGCACGAGCTGTCCTTCCAGCTGTCCGGCACCCAGCTCGGCATCACGCTGACCGCGCTGCTCACCGGCTACCTGGCCGAGCCCGCGCTGTCCCGGCTGTTCACCCCGGCGATCGAGCCGCTGGCCGGCGAGCACACCGAGACGATCACCCACCTGCTCGCCCTGGTGCTGGCCACCCTGGTGTCCATGCTGTTCGGCGAGCTGGTGCCAAAGAACGCGGCGCTGGCCCGGCCGATGCGGGTCGCGCTGGTCACCGCGGCCCCGCTGCGCCGGTTCTCCCAGCTGTTCAAGTGGCTGATCGGCGCGCTCAACAGCTCGGCCAACTGGCTGGTCCGCCGGCTGGGCATCGAGCCGCAGGAGGAGCTGGCCAGCGCCCGGTCACCGGAGGAGCTGGGCCTGCTCGCCGCGATCAGCGCGCGGGCCGGTGCCCTGCCGGCTGACACCGCCACGCTGCTGCGCCGCACGATCCGCTTCGGCGAGAAACGCGCGGCCAAGGCGATGACCCCGCGCGTCGACGTGGTCGGGCTCAAGACCAGCGCCAGCGTGGCGGACCTGCTCAAGGTCGCGCAGGAGACCGGCCACACCCGTTTCCCGGTGTACGGGACCACGCTCGATCTCGTGATGGGCGTCGTCGGGGTGTCGGACGCGCTCGGGGTGCCCCCGGAGCGCCGTGCCACCACACCCGTCGCGACCGTCGCGCGCGAGCCGGTCTACGTACCGGAGAGCCTGCCCTTGGACAAGGTGCTCGCCGCGCTGCGGGCGGCGGGTGCCGACATGGCGATCGTGGTCGACGAGTACGGCGGCACCGACGGGGTGGTGACGGTCGAGGACCTGATCGAGGAGCTGGTCGGGGAGATCGCCGACGAGTACGACGTCGACGTGGCCGAGGCCGGCAGCGAGATCCTGACCGCGCCCGACGGCGGCCGCACGTTCCTGGTCGACGGTCTGCTGCGGGAGGACGAGCTGGCCGAGCAGACCGGCTTCCGGTTGCCCGAGGGTCCGTACGAGACGCTGGCCGGCTTCTTGCTCGCCAAGCTGGGCCAGATCCCCAAGGGCGGGGAGTCGCTGGAGCACGAGGGGTGGGAGTTCACCGTGCTGGCGGTGGACCGGCACCGCATCGAACAGGTCCGGGTGGTCGCGCCGCCGCCGGAGCCCGCCGATGACTGA
- a CDS encoding CNNM domain-containing protein: protein MTELLVTVLLLLGNAVFVGGEFALIASRRTALEPLAETSRPARWALSAMNQIPLMIAGAQLGITICSLALGAITEPALAHLLEGPFAAAGLPEDAVHPVAFVLALVVVVFMHTVVGEMVPKNITLAGPERSALVLGPFMLAFCTATRPILTAMRWASRTVLKLWKIEATDAVKTVFTAEELAGMVTQARAEGLLGTEQYERIHAALAINERKAADLLQPWSDVTTVADDASPATIEAVATRSGRSRFPVVQRESRRVLGFVHVKDVLGFSGAQRRLPIPAGIIRPLAVVPPERTVADLLLTMRRDRRHIVLISDGRRPLGVIALDDVLHAVVGE, encoded by the coding sequence ATGACTGAGCTGCTGGTCACGGTTCTGCTGCTGCTCGGCAACGCGGTCTTCGTCGGCGGCGAGTTCGCGCTGATCGCATCGCGGCGTACGGCGCTGGAACCGCTCGCCGAGACGTCCCGCCCGGCCCGGTGGGCGCTGTCCGCGATGAACCAGATCCCGTTGATGATCGCCGGTGCGCAGCTGGGCATCACGATCTGCTCGCTGGCGCTGGGTGCGATCACCGAGCCGGCGCTCGCGCACCTGCTGGAGGGCCCGTTCGCCGCGGCGGGGCTGCCGGAGGACGCGGTGCATCCGGTCGCGTTCGTGCTCGCCCTGGTCGTTGTGGTGTTCATGCACACCGTCGTCGGCGAGATGGTGCCCAAGAACATCACCCTGGCCGGTCCGGAACGCTCGGCCCTGGTGCTCGGCCCCTTCATGCTTGCCTTCTGTACGGCGACCCGGCCGATTCTCACGGCGATGCGCTGGGCCTCCCGTACGGTGCTCAAGCTCTGGAAGATCGAGGCGACCGACGCGGTCAAGACGGTGTTCACTGCCGAGGAACTCGCCGGCATGGTCACCCAGGCCCGCGCCGAGGGGCTGCTCGGCACCGAGCAGTACGAACGGATCCACGCCGCACTCGCGATCAACGAACGCAAGGCCGCCGACCTGCTGCAGCCATGGTCCGATGTCACCACGGTCGCCGATGATGCGTCGCCGGCCACGATCGAGGCGGTGGCGACCCGCAGCGGCCGCTCCCGGTTCCCCGTGGTGCAGCGGGAGTCGCGGCGGGTGCTGGGCTTCGTACACGTGAAGGATGTGCTGGGGTTCTCCGGCGCACAGCGGCGGTTGCCGATCCCGGCGGGGATCATCCGCCCGCTCGCCGTGGTGCCGCCCGAGCGCACCGTGGCCGACCTGCTGCTGACGATGCGTCGAGACCGCCGGCACATCGTGCTGATCAGCGATGGCCGCCGACCGCTCGGGGTGATCGCGCTCGACGACGTGCTGCACGCGGTCGTGGGCGAATAG